Part of the Variovorax sp. PAMC 28711 genome is shown below.
GGCGGCCATCCCGAAGGGGAGGTTGCCGCGCAACTCGCGCTGCAGACCATCGCGGCGCTGTACCAGCGCGAAGCCCGGCCGATCGTGAAGGACGTGAAGGCGTTTCTCACGTCGTCCGCGCTCGCGGCGCACCAGCAGATCATGCGGTACGCCGGCAACAAGGCGATGCTCGACACGCCGCGCACCACCGTCGTTGCGGCGGTGTTGCAGGGCAACACGGCGACATGGCTTCACTGTGGCGACTCGCGGCTCTACGTCGTACGCGACGGCACGCTTCTCATGCGCACGCGCGATCATTCGCACGCGGAGCGGCCACGTGCCAATGCCGGCGCCGAGCCGGTCAACCGCAACCTGCTGCTGACCTGCCTCGGGTCGCCGACGGCACCGCTGCTCGACATCTCGTCACCGCTCCAGTTGCAGCGAGGCGACCGCATCATGCTGTGTTCCGACGGCGTGTGGGGCGTGCTCGACGACGCGACCATCGTCCACACGTTGTCGTCCGGCAAGCCGGTGTCGGATGCGGCGCCCGACCTGGCCGAAATGGCGTTGCGGGCCGGCGGCTCGCACAGCGACAACGTGACGCTGATCGCGCTCGAATGGGAAATGCCCGACGTGGCCGGCCAGGATCGCGGCGTGTCGACGGAAACCATCAGCGATGGCGTCTTTGCCTCGACCATCCAGGCCGGCATGCCGTCCGACAGCGAACTCGACGACCTCGACGACGACGCGATCGAACGCTCCATCGCCGAGATCAACGAAGCCATCCGGCGCTCTGCATCACGCAAGGGCTGAGCCGGCGCGAAGCCGGCCAGTCGATCTTTTTTCTTTTTCAGGTTTTCAGATGACTGCTTTCACCCGAAGCGGCGGCCGCGCCGCTGACCAGTTGCGACCGGTGCGCATCACCCGCGGTTTCACCATTCACGCCGAGGGTTCGGTGCTGATCGAGTTCGGCCAGACGCGCGTGCTGTGCACCGCATCGGTCGAAGAGAAGGTGCCTCCCCACAAGAAGGGCAGCGGCGAAGGCTGGGTGACGGCCGAATACGGCATGCTGCCGCGCGCCACGCACACCCGCAGCAGCCGCGAAGCAGCCAAAGGCAAGCAGACCGGCCGCACGCAGGAAATCCAGCGTCTCATCGGCCGCTCGATGCGCGCGGTGTTCGACCTCGCCGCGCTCGGCGAGCGCACCATCCACCTCGACTGCGACGTGCTGCAGGCCGATGGCGGCACCCGCACCGCCGCCATCACGGGCGCGTTCGTGGCGGCGCAAGATGCCGTCAGCAAACTGCTGGCCTCCGGGGCCCTGGCCACCAATCCCATCAAGGGCCACGTGGCCGCGATCTCGGTCGGCATCGTCGGCGGTACACCGCTGCTCGATCTCGAATACACCGAAGATTCGTCCTGCGACACCGACATGAACGTCGTCATGACCGGCGCCGGCCATTTCGTCGAAGTGCAGGGCACGGCCGAAGGCGCTGCCTTCACGCGCGACGAAATGAACCAGCTGCTCGGCCTGGCCGAAAAGGGCATCGGCGAACTGGTCACGATGCAGCAACAGGCGCTGTCGTCGAAGTAGACATGAAGCTGGTCCTGGCCTCCAACAACGCGGGCAAGCTCGCGGAGCTGCAAGCGCTCTTCGCGCCCTTGGGCGTGGCGTTGGTGCGGCAATCCGAACTCGGTGTCGGGGAAGCGGAGGAGCCGTTTCGGACCTTCGTGGAGAACGCGCTCGCGAAGGCGCGTCATGCAGCCGCCGCGACCGGGTTGCCGGCCATCGCCGACGACGCCGGCCTCTGTGTCGACGCTTTCGATGGGCTGCCCGGCGTCGACACCGCGTTCTATGCGACGCAGTTCGGCTACGCCAAGGGCGACGCCCACAACGTGCGCGCGCTGCTGGAACAGATGCAGTCGATCGACAACCGCCGTGCCGCGCTCGTCAGCACGCTGGTCGCGTTGCGCAGCGCGAACGACCCGGAGCCGCTCATCGCCGTCGGCCGCGCGGTCGGCGAGATCACACGCGAGCCGATCGGCGACAACGGCTTCGGCTTCGACCCCGTGATGTTCTTGCCGCAATTCGGTAAGACCTTCGCTCAGCTGCCCCCCGACGTGAAAAACGCGAACAGCCATCGGGGCCAGGCGGCGCGCGCCATGCTGGCTTTGATGCGCGAGCGCTGGTTGTGATCCCGATCGTCGCGGCCGGCGCATCGGGTGCCGACGACTATTCGACGGGCGCCACGCGCGCCAACGACGTCCTGCATCTCATTCGCCCCGGCCCCCTGCAACTGGCCGCGCTGCCGCCGCTCTCGCTCTACGTGCACCTTCCGTGGTGCCTGCGCAAATGCCCCTACTGCGACTTCAATTCGCACGAGTGGCGCGATGCGGGCGGCGGCGATTTTCCGGAGCAACGCTACCTCGATGCGCTCATTGCCGACCTCGATGCCGCGTTGCCGCTGGTGTGGGGCCGGCAGGTCCACACGATCTTCATCGGCGGCGGCACGCCCAGCCTGTTTTCGCCGGCCGCCATCGACCGCCTGCTCGGCGATCTGCGGGCGCGCCTCAAGCTCGCGCCCGACTGCGAGATCACGCTCGAGGCCAACCCCGGCACCTTCGAGCGCGACCGTTTCCGCGCCTACCGCGCGGCCGGCGTGACGCGGCTGTCGGTCGGCGTCCAGAGTTTCAACGACGACCATCTGAAGGCGCTGGGTCGGGTGCACGATGGCGCCCAAGCGATCGCGGCCGTCGAAGAAGCCGCCAGTGCCTTCGACACCTTCAACCTCGACCTGATGTATGCGCTCCCCGGCCAGACGCTCGCGCAGCTCGATGCCGACCTCACGAAGGCACTGACACTCGCGCCGCCGCACCTGTCGGTCTATCACCTGACGATCGAGCCCAACACGTATTTCGCCAAGTTCCCGCCCGCGGTGCCGGAAGACGACGATGCTTACGCGATGCTCGACCGTCTCACCGAGCGCACGGCCGAACAGGGGTTCGCACGCTATGAAGTCTCGGCCTATGCGAAGGATGGCCACCGCTGCGCGCACAACCTGAACTACTGGCAGTTCGGCGACTACCTTGGCATCGGCGCCGGTGCGCACAGCAAGCTCAGCTTCGCGCACCGCATCGTGCGGCAGGTGCGGCTGCGCGATCCGCGCCGCTATATGGATGGCGCGCTGGCCGGTGCGGCTGTCGCGAAGAGCGACGACGTGCCGATCGCCGATCTGCCGTTCGAATTCATGCTGAACGCGCTGCGCCTCAAGGACGGTTTCACGCTCGCGCAGTTCGGCGAGCGCACTGGCCTGGCGACCACCGCCATCCAGCGCGGCCTGGAAGAAGCTGAGAAAAAGGGCCTGGTTGCCCGCGATCTGCGGCACGTTTGGCCTACAGAGCACGGGCTCGACTTTCTGAATGATCTTCAGACATTGTTCCTGCCTTCCCCCTGACTTTCATGCCTTCCACTTCCACACAGACTAAGACAGAAGCTCCAGACAACGCCAAACGTCGACCGCGCGGACGCCCAAGCGCCAAGCAAGCCGTCGAGCTCCGCGAATCTTTCCTGACGGCGGCGCTGCAGTCCTTTCTCGACAAGGGATATGCCGCCACCAGCATCGAGGCGATCGCGCGCGATGCGGGTGTCGCCAAGATCACCATCTATCGTCAGTACGAAAGCAAGCCCGCCTTGTTTTACGAGGTGGTGCATCGCGCCATGGGCGACGCCCGCAACACCATGCAGGCGACCGTGGTGACGCCGGACGCCGACGTGCGCGAGGTGTTGCTCGACGTCGTCGAACGCATGTACATCGGCGCGACCGAGCCGCAGCGTCTGGCGTTGTTGCGGCTGGTGATCGCTGAAGCGGTGCGTTTCCCCGAGCTGGCGAAATCGCTCTACGCGGAACACAGCTACGTGATCGCGCCCATCGTCGACTACCTGGCGCAGGCGCACCGGGACGGTCGCCTCCATGTTCCGAAGGCGGAACTTTCGGCCGTGCAACTGGCAACGCTGGCTTTCGGCGGCGTTCGCTTCTTTATCTCCAAGCCGCTGGCCGGTGAGCCGGAGCGCAAGGCGTGGGCGCAAAGCGTGGTCGATCTGGTGCTTCCCGGCTGGGCGCCCAGACCTGCTTAAAATCGGCGACGTTTTGGCCCTGACCGCGGGCATGCATTTCCGGAGAGTTGGGTGAGCGGTTTAAACCAGCAGTCTTGAAAACTGCCGACGCGAAAGCGTCCGTGAGTTCGAATCTCACACTCTCCGCCACGGGTCGATGTCTCTCATCGACGCTCGGCCAGTTTGGCATCCTTACCCATCCACGCACCCATCCCCCGGCAGTGCGACTATGTGACTTGTGCTGAAAGCGCATGGTATGGGCAACGTGTGCATCCGGCTTTACCCGCTGACCATTCCCGGGGCGCAGTTCGAACGCGCGTTCGACAGCATCGACGGCGCAGTCCAAGCCTGATCAACTGGTCGCGCACTGGATGCGATGACATGCTGCGGCGCGGCGCGGCGCGGCGCGGTCCGGCCGGTACCGGCGGCCCGCGCGCCACCAGCTTCGTCCTACAGCAGCGCGCCGGCGCCGGGCTTAACTTGCAGGACTTCCACTGCAAGAGGCGTTGCCATGGCCAAAGACGATGCGCTGAAAACCTACAAGGCCAAACGAAACTTCAAGATCACGTCGGAGCCTGAAGAGGGCGGCGAGGCGGGTGCCGAGGGGCAACGGCAGTTCGTCATCCAGAAGCACTGGGCGACGCGGCTGCACTACGACCTGCGGCTCGAACTTGACGGCACGATGAAGAGCTGGGCGGTGCCCAAAGGACCGAGTTTCGACCCGTCCGACAAGCGCATGGCGGTGCAGGTCGAAGACCATCCGATCTCGTACAACAGCTTCGAAGGGCAGATCCCGGCCAAGCAGTACGGCGCGGGCAAGGTCATCGTCTGGGACAAGGGCACCTGGGCGCCGATCGGCGACGCGCAGAAGGGCTACCGCGACGGCAAGCTCAAGTTCGAACTGCACGGACACAAGCTGCGCGGCCACTGGACGCTGGTGCGCATGAAGGGCAAGGACAGGGACGACGCCAAACAGCCGCCCTGGTTGCTCATCAAGGAGCACGATGACTTCGAGCGCCCGGCCACGGAATACAGCGTGGTCGACGCGCTGCCCGACAGCGTCGGCAAGCGGCCGATGCCCGGCGCGAAGGGGGCGCGCAAGCCGGCGGCCAAAAAGAGCGCGGCCAAGCCCGCGGGCAAGGTCGCGCTGCCCGCCACCCTGAAGCCGCAACTGGCCACGTTGGTCGACGCGCCCCCCGCCGACCCCGATGCCTGGCTCTACGAAATCAAGTTCGATGGCTACCGGCTGCTGGCCCGCATCGACGGCAGCAAGGTGCAGCTCTTCACGCGCAACGGGCACGACTGGACGCACAAGCTCGGCAACCTGGCGGCGGCGCTGCAAAAGGCGAAGCTGCCGCCGTGCTGGCTCGACGGCGAGATCGTGGTGAACAACGCGGCTGGCGTGCCCGACTTCCAGGCGCTGCAGAACGCGTTCGACAAATCAGGCACCGATGCCATCGTGTACTTCGTGTTCGACCTGCCGTTCTGCGAGGGTCAAGACCTGCGCGAAGCGCCGCTGGGAGCGCGGCGCGCGCGACTGCAAACGCTGCTGCAGGACGTGGACAGCGACACCGTGCGGTTCAGCGCGGTCTTCGATGCACCGGGCCGCGACATCGTGCTGTCGGCCTGCGAGCTCGGCCTGGAAGGCGTGATCGGCAAGCGGAAGGATTCGGTGTACCGCGCGAGCCGGTCGCCGGACTGGATCAAGCTCAAGTGCAGTCAGCGACAGGAGTTCGTCATCGGCGGCTGGACCGACCCGAAAGGGGCGCGGGCCGGTCTCGGCGCGCTGCTGCTCGGCGTGCACGACGAGCGCGGTGCCTTGCGCTATGCGGGCAATGTCGGCAGTGGCTTCAGCGCGGCGTCGCTCACCGCGCTGCGACAGCAACTCGACAAGATTGCGGCGAAGAAGAGCCCGTTTTCTGCGAAGACCGCCATCGACCGCAGCGCCCATTGGGTCGCGCCGAAGCTCATTGCCGAAATCTCGTTCAGCGAATGGACGAAGACCGGCAGCGTGCGGCATCCGGTGTTCCATGGCCTGCGCGCCGACAAGCCGCCGGTTCAGATCGTGCGCGAGCGGCCGGTCGATGCCGGCTCGTCTGCCAAGGCGTCGAAGGCGGCACCGAAGCCGGCACTCGCCAGTGTGCTGCCCGCCAGCTTCAAGGTGTCGAGCCCGACGCGCGTGATCGACGCGACGACCGGCGCTACCAAGATCGACGTGGTGCGCTACTACGCGCTCATCGCGCCCCTGCTGTTGCCGCACCTCAAGGGCCGACCCGTGTCGCTGGTGCGCGCACCCGAAGGGATTGGCGGCGAGCTCTTTTTCCAGAAGCATCTCGACAAGTACAAGATGCCCGGCGTTCGCCCGCTCGATCCCGCGCTCGATCCGGGCCACGCGCCGCTGCTGGAAATCGCGACCGCGCAGGGCCTGCTCTCGGCCGCACAGATGAACGCGCTGGAGTTCCACACCTGGAACGCCGTCAAGACGGCCATCGGCAAACCCGACCGCATGACCTTCGACCTGGATCCCGGCGAAGGCGTGGCCTGGTCGACCATGCAGCAAGCCGCGAAGCTGGTGCATGTGCTGCTGAAAGAACTGGAACTGGCCGCCTTCGTCAAGACCAGTGGCGGCAAGGGATTGCACGTGGTCGTGCCGCTGCAAAAGCGTGACGACTGGGACACGGTCAAGGCCTTTTCGCAAGCCATCGTGCAGCACCTGGCGCGCACGCTGCCGCAAGTCTTCGTGGCCAAAAGCGGCCCGCGCAACCGCGTCGGCAAGATCTTCGCGGACTACCTGCGCAACGGTTTCGGCGCGACCACCGCGAGCGCCTGGACGCTGCGCGCCCGGCCGGGGCTTGGCGTGTCGGTGCCGATCGCGTGGGACGAGGTCGACCACATCGACAGCGGCGCGCACTGGAAGCTGGCCGACATCCACCGCCGCCTCGACACGGGCAACGCGCCCTGGGACGGCTTCGCCGAAGCCGCGCGCAGCCCGCGCGAGGCGATGGCGGCGCTGGATTTCACGCCCTGACCCTGTACCGGCCTGCCTTGCGATGCCGTGGCACATGGAACTCCACCGGCCCGCCGTGGTCAGACCGAGCCGATTTCATTGCGACCGCCCGTGACCGTTTCTCGCTACTCCTTCGTCCTCGCTTTTCTGGCGGCCACGGGCGCTGCGCACGCGCAGGGCCTGCCGCCCGGCGTTCGGCTCGGCATGACCGCAGACGCGTTGCAGTCCGCGTTGCCGGTCGAGCGCGTCGTGCGTCCGCAACGGCTGGCCGGCGGGCTCGTCGGCAGCTGGCGGACGGCACCGATCGCCATGGCCGGCCTGCCGTTCGAGCCGACCTTCTTTTTCGCCGGTGGCGAATTGAAGCGCGTGGCGTACCTGACGGTCACCGACGATCCGGCGCAGGTGCCGCAGCTGGCCGCGGCGTTCGCCGAACTCGTGCAGTGGGGCCGTGCGCAGTTCGGCCACGAGCTCGGCTCCAGCGATCCGGGCAGCGCCTACGCGGCCTGGTCGCAGGGCGACGCCGACATCTATGCGCAGCACACCGTCGATGGGCGCCGCGCCACCGTGCGGCTGGTCTACAAGGCAAGCCAGCGCAAGGATGGCAGCGCGCTCTGAGCCGCGCCGCCACGCCGGCCTCAGACGGGCAGCAGCTTGAGGTCGGCCACGCGTTCGATGAACCACAGCGCCGCGATCACGATGGCGAACGCCGAGCCGCCGCGCAACACGAGCGCCGAATAGCGTGACCAGCGGCGCACCGCCAGCAACACCGCGAGCACGATGCTCACGATGACGAGCTGCCCGCCCTCGACGCCCAGGTTGAACTGCAGCAGCGCCGACACGAAGCTGCCCGTCGGCAGGTCGAGTTCCGCCAGTACGCTCGCAAAGCCGAAGCCGTGGATGAGGCCGAACAGGAAAGTGACGAGGCGGCGATGGCCGCGCAGCACCGGCACGATGTTGTCGACTGCGGCGACGATGATGGTGAGCGCGATGGCCGGCTCGATCACCCTCGGCGAGAGCGACACGATGCCGAGGCTGGCCAGCGCCAGCGTGATCGAATGGCCGAGCGTGAACAAGGTGACGATCGCCACCATCGGCCACACCGCCTCCGGCCAGCGCGCGACCGGTTTCCAGCCGGCGCCGGTGCGGACCAGCACTGCCGGCAGCAGCAGGCTGATGAGAAACAGGATGTGGTCGTAGCCGATCAGGATGTGGTGCACCCCATCGAAGAAGAACGCGGCGCCCGCCGAGCCGGACTTCGCCGCGGGCGCGCTCGTCGTGCTGGCACTTGCGTCGGCAGTCGAGTCGGCGCCGGTGCTCGCGGGCACGCCGACCGCCACCCCGCCCGCCACGGGATCGAGCGATCGCACCGTCGGCGTCGCACCGCTGCCCATGTCCACGCGCAGCAGGCCGCGGTGCGTCGGGTCGACTTCCCGGAACAGGCGATAGTCGATGTCCAGCGTGTTGCCGCCCGGGCAGCGGCCCTGCAATTGCAGCACGAGGTACGTGCCGTCGACGCGGCTCTCCAGCGCAGGCGGCTGGGCCTCGGCCAGCGTGCACTTGTCTTGTTGCAGCACGAGATGCGACAGCGCGTACGCGCGGATGTCGTCCATTCGCGCTCTCACCTCACCCCAGCTCAGCTTCTGGTCTTCGTTGCGGT
Proteins encoded:
- a CDS encoding PP2C family protein-serine/threonine phosphatase encodes the protein MKFSIFQVSRKGGRLKNEDRMGYCYTRESGLFVLADGMGGHPEGEVAAQLALQTIAALYQREARPIVKDVKAFLTSSALAAHQQIMRYAGNKAMLDTPRTTVVAAVLQGNTATWLHCGDSRLYVVRDGTLLMRTRDHSHAERPRANAGAEPVNRNLLLTCLGSPTAPLLDISSPLQLQRGDRIMLCSDGVWGVLDDATIVHTLSSGKPVSDAAPDLAEMALRAGGSHSDNVTLIALEWEMPDVAGQDRGVSTETISDGVFASTIQAGMPSDSELDDLDDDAIERSIAEINEAIRRSASRKG
- the rph gene encoding ribonuclease PH, translating into MTAFTRSGGRAADQLRPVRITRGFTIHAEGSVLIEFGQTRVLCTASVEEKVPPHKKGSGEGWVTAEYGMLPRATHTRSSREAAKGKQTGRTQEIQRLIGRSMRAVFDLAALGERTIHLDCDVLQADGGTRTAAITGAFVAAQDAVSKLLASGALATNPIKGHVAAISVGIVGGTPLLDLEYTEDSSCDTDMNVVMTGAGHFVEVQGTAEGAAFTRDEMNQLLGLAEKGIGELVTMQQQALSSK
- the rdgB gene encoding RdgB/HAM1 family non-canonical purine NTP pyrophosphatase, yielding MKLVLASNNAGKLAELQALFAPLGVALVRQSELGVGEAEEPFRTFVENALAKARHAAAATGLPAIADDAGLCVDAFDGLPGVDTAFYATQFGYAKGDAHNVRALLEQMQSIDNRRAALVSTLVALRSANDPEPLIAVGRAVGEITREPIGDNGFGFDPVMFLPQFGKTFAQLPPDVKNANSHRGQAARAMLALMRERWL
- the hemW gene encoding radical SAM family heme chaperone HemW; translation: MVAAGASGADDYSTGATRANDVLHLIRPGPLQLAALPPLSLYVHLPWCLRKCPYCDFNSHEWRDAGGGDFPEQRYLDALIADLDAALPLVWGRQVHTIFIGGGTPSLFSPAAIDRLLGDLRARLKLAPDCEITLEANPGTFERDRFRAYRAAGVTRLSVGVQSFNDDHLKALGRVHDGAQAIAAVEEAASAFDTFNLDLMYALPGQTLAQLDADLTKALTLAPPHLSVYHLTIEPNTYFAKFPPAVPEDDDAYAMLDRLTERTAEQGFARYEVSAYAKDGHRCAHNLNYWQFGDYLGIGAGAHSKLSFAHRIVRQVRLRDPRRYMDGALAGAAVAKSDDVPIADLPFEFMLNALRLKDGFTLAQFGERTGLATTAIQRGLEEAEKKGLVARDLRHVWPTEHGLDFLNDLQTLFLPSP
- a CDS encoding TetR/AcrR family transcriptional regulator; amino-acid sequence: MPSTSTQTKTEAPDNAKRRPRGRPSAKQAVELRESFLTAALQSFLDKGYAATSIEAIARDAGVAKITIYRQYESKPALFYEVVHRAMGDARNTMQATVVTPDADVREVLLDVVERMYIGATEPQRLALLRLVIAEAVRFPELAKSLYAEHSYVIAPIVDYLAQAHRDGRLHVPKAELSAVQLATLAFGGVRFFISKPLAGEPERKAWAQSVVDLVLPGWAPRPA
- the ligD gene encoding DNA ligase D, translated to MAKDDALKTYKAKRNFKITSEPEEGGEAGAEGQRQFVIQKHWATRLHYDLRLELDGTMKSWAVPKGPSFDPSDKRMAVQVEDHPISYNSFEGQIPAKQYGAGKVIVWDKGTWAPIGDAQKGYRDGKLKFELHGHKLRGHWTLVRMKGKDRDDAKQPPWLLIKEHDDFERPATEYSVVDALPDSVGKRPMPGAKGARKPAAKKSAAKPAGKVALPATLKPQLATLVDAPPADPDAWLYEIKFDGYRLLARIDGSKVQLFTRNGHDWTHKLGNLAAALQKAKLPPCWLDGEIVVNNAAGVPDFQALQNAFDKSGTDAIVYFVFDLPFCEGQDLREAPLGARRARLQTLLQDVDSDTVRFSAVFDAPGRDIVLSACELGLEGVIGKRKDSVYRASRSPDWIKLKCSQRQEFVIGGWTDPKGARAGLGALLLGVHDERGALRYAGNVGSGFSAASLTALRQQLDKIAAKKSPFSAKTAIDRSAHWVAPKLIAEISFSEWTKTGSVRHPVFHGLRADKPPVQIVRERPVDAGSSAKASKAAPKPALASVLPASFKVSSPTRVIDATTGATKIDVVRYYALIAPLLLPHLKGRPVSLVRAPEGIGGELFFQKHLDKYKMPGVRPLDPALDPGHAPLLEIATAQGLLSAAQMNALEFHTWNAVKTAIGKPDRMTFDLDPGEGVAWSTMQQAAKLVHVLLKELELAAFVKTSGGKGLHVVVPLQKRDDWDTVKAFSQAIVQHLARTLPQVFVAKSGPRNRVGKIFADYLRNGFGATTASAWTLRARPGLGVSVPIAWDEVDHIDSGAHWKLADIHRRLDTGNAPWDGFAEAARSPREAMAALDFTP
- a CDS encoding HupE/UreJ family protein, which produces MKRVVSLLLALAFAVLTTPAQAHKASDAYLQLQRAGDQLQLRWDISLRDLDAVLDLDRNEDQKLSWGEVRARMDDIRAYALSHLVLQQDKCTLAEAQPPALESRVDGTYLVLQLQGRCPGGNTLDIDYRLFREVDPTHRGLLRVDMGSGATPTVRSLDPVAGGVAVGVPASTGADSTADASASTTSAPAAKSGSAGAAFFFDGVHHILIGYDHILFLISLLLPAVLVRTGAGWKPVARWPEAVWPMVAIVTLFTLGHSITLALASLGIVSLSPRVIEPAIALTIIVAAVDNIVPVLRGHRRLVTFLFGLIHGFGFASVLAELDLPTGSFVSALLQFNLGVEGGQLVIVSIVLAVLLAVRRWSRYSALVLRGGSAFAIVIAALWFIERVADLKLLPV